GCGGGACGGCGGTTCGGTGTGCGCACTGCAGGGACCGCCGCGCACGCGTGGACACTGCTGCACGAGCGCGAGGTCGACGCGTTCTCTGGGCAGGTCGCGGCGCTCGGCGCCGGCACCTCGCTGCTGGTGGACACCTACGACGTCATGGACGGAATCCGCAACGCGGTCGCCGCCGCTGGTCCGCAGCTCGGCGCGATCCGCCTGGACTCCGGCGATCTCGGCTCGCTCGCCCACGAGGCCCGCGAGCTGCTGGACTCCCTCGGCGCCCGCGCCACCAAGATCATCGTCACGAGCGACCTGGACGAGTACGCGATCGCCGCGCTGCGCGCGGCACCCGTGGACGGCTACGGCGTCGGCACGTCGCTGGTGACCGGCTCGGGGGCGCCGACCGCCGGCATGGTCTACAAGATCGTGGAACGCGACGGCGTACCGGTCGCCAAGACGGCGTCCGGCAAGGTCTCGGTCGGCGGCGCGAAGACGTCCGTGCGCCGCCTCGACGCCAAGGGCAAGATCACCGAGGAACGGGCCGCGGTCAACGGGCGGCCGGCGCACGACGACAACGACGTCGTGCTGCAGGTGGACTTCGTCCGCAACGGCGAGTTCGTCGACCGCGCCGACCTGGAGCAGTCACGCGCCTACCACCGGCAGGCGATGCGGTCGCTGCCGCGCGAGGCGTTGAAGCTGCTGCGCGGCGACGCTGCGATCGATGTGGACGTCTACGACGCGAACGAGGGAGAGAGCTCATGAACGACACCACCGGACGCACGCTGATCGTCGTCGACGTGCAGAACGACTTCTGCGAGGGCGGCTCGCTGGCCGTCGCCGGCGGCGGCAAGGTCGCACGCGACGTGTCGCTGCTGGTGAAGAGCTCGCAGTACGCCCACGTGGTGGCGACCCGTGACGCGCACGTCGACCCGGGCGCGCACTTCAGCGAGCAGCCGGACCACGTGAGCACCTGGCCGGTGCACTGCGTCGTCGGGACGCGCGGCGCGGCGTTCCACCCGGATCTCACCACCGGCCCGCTCGAGGCGATCTTCGACAAGGGCGCGTACACCGCCGCGTACTCGGGGTTCGAAGGCGTCAGCGACGACGGCGTGACGCTCGCGGACTGGCTTCGGGCGCACGACGTGATCCGAGTGGACGTCGCAGGCATCGCCACCGACCACTGCGTCCGCGCGACGGCGCTCGACGCGGCGCGTGAGGGGTTCGCGACGCGGGTGCTGCTCGACTACACGGCGGGCGTCGCGCACGACACGACCGCGGCCGCGCTCGGCGAGCTCCGCGCCGCGGGCGTGGAGGTCTACGAGGACGCCCCCGCCTGCGACTGACCGCACGCCCCCGGCCGGCCCCGCGACGGCGGCCGGCGGGTCACTCGACCTCGACGAACGCCGCGCGGGGGATGCCCAGCAGCAGCAGGACACCCTCCAGGGTCGGCAGGTTGAGGGTGGCCGGCGCCTCGAGCTGGACGACGGGCTTGGCGTTGAACGCGATGCCCACGCCCGCGGCGGCGAGCATGTCCAGATCGTTCGCGCCGTCCCCCACCGCGACGGTCTGCGCGCGGTCCAGGCCGTTGGCCTCGGCGAGCCGCCGCAGGTGCGCCGCCTTCGCGGCGCGGTCGACCACGTCGCCGACCACCCGCCCGGTCAGCCGGCCCTCGGTGACCTCCAGCAGGTTGGCCGCCGCGAAGTCCAGGCCGATCTCGTCGGCGAGCGGGTCGAGGATCTGGCTGAACCCGCCGGAGACGGCCCCGACGACGGCGCCGTCCGACTGCAGGGTTGCGATGAGGGTGCGCGCGCCCGGGCTGAGCCGCAGACTACGGCGCACGTCGTCGATGACCTCCGCGGGCAGCCCGGCGAGCGTCGCGACCCGCGCGTACAGGCTCTCGCGGAAGTCCAGCTCGCCGCGCATCGCCCGCTCGGTGACGGCCGCGACCTGCTCGCCCTTGCCGGCGTACGCCGCGAGCGAGTCGATCACCTCGCCGGCGACGAGCGTGGAGTCGACGTCCATCAGCAGCAGCCCGTGCCGGGGACGGGCGTCCGCGATCGCGTCCTCGGCGCACAGGTCGACGCCCGCCTCGCGGGTCCGGTCGCCGACCACCCGGCGTACGGCGCTCGCGTCCAGGCCGGCGATCCGCAGCTCGAGCGCCGCCGGCTGCTCGTCGAGCACCTTCAGCCCCTCGATGCGGCCACCGGCGTCGTCGATCGCGCGCTCGAGGTCACGCAGCAGATCCGTGTCGAGCTCGGCGCCCAGCAGGACGACGAAGCAACCCATCCTCAGCTCCTTGGAAACGACTCATGGCCGCCCGGGCGGGCGGCCATGAGAACGGTTGCGACTAGGCGTGCTCGGGATTGTGCGGGTCACGCTTCGAGGTCGAGCGCGGCACGTCGTCGCGGTCCAACGGGGCGCTGTCGTCGCGATCGAGCACCGCGGTGCTGCCGCCGTCGCGGTGCCGCGCCGCTACCGCTGCGGCCGCGTGCTCACGCCCGCGCTTGCCGGCGTGCGCCTCCAGCTCGAGCCGCTCGAGCATGTGCGGGTAGTGCAGCTCGAACGCCGGACGCTCGGAGCGGATGCGCGGCAGCGACAGGAAGTTGTGCCGCGGCGGCGGCGACGTGGT
This is a stretch of genomic DNA from Cumulibacter manganitolerans. It encodes these proteins:
- a CDS encoding isochorismatase family protein, coding for MNDTTGRTLIVVDVQNDFCEGGSLAVAGGGKVARDVSLLVKSSQYAHVVATRDAHVDPGAHFSEQPDHVSTWPVHCVVGTRGAAFHPDLTTGPLEAIFDKGAYTAAYSGFEGVSDDGVTLADWLRAHDVIRVDVAGIATDHCVRATALDAAREGFATRVLLDYTAGVAHDTTAAALGELRAAGVEVYEDAPACD
- the serB gene encoding phosphoserine phosphatase SerB, giving the protein MGCFVVLLGAELDTDLLRDLERAIDDAGGRIEGLKVLDEQPAALELRIAGLDASAVRRVVGDRTREAGVDLCAEDAIADARPRHGLLLMDVDSTLVAGEVIDSLAAYAGKGEQVAAVTERAMRGELDFRESLYARVATLAGLPAEVIDDVRRSLRLSPGARTLIATLQSDGAVVGAVSGGFSQILDPLADEIGLDFAAANLLEVTEGRLTGRVVGDVVDRAAKAAHLRRLAEANGLDRAQTVAVGDGANDLDMLAAAGVGIAFNAKPVVQLEAPATLNLPTLEGVLLLLGIPRAAFVEVE
- a CDS encoding nicotinate phosphoribosyltransferase; this translates as MTSTSAANSSALLTDHYELTMIAAALKDGTAGRPCVFEAFARRLPEGRRYGVVGGTGRLIDAIERFRFDDDQLRFLADAKVVDAQTLRWLEGYRFSGDIVGYREGEIYFPESPILTVRSSFAEGVILETLILSILNHDSAIAGAGARMISAAGDRPCIEMGSRRTHEEAAVAAARAAYLVGFASTSNLEAGRRFGVRTAGTAAHAWTLLHEREVDAFSGQVAALGAGTSLLVDTYDVMDGIRNAVAAAGPQLGAIRLDSGDLGSLAHEARELLDSLGARATKIIVTSDLDEYAIAALRAAPVDGYGVGTSLVTGSGAPTAGMVYKIVERDGVPVAKTASGKVSVGGAKTSVRRLDAKGKITEERAAVNGRPAHDDNDVVLQVDFVRNGEFVDRADLEQSRAYHRQAMRSLPREALKLLRGDAAIDVDVYDANEGESS